In Acidobacteriota bacterium, one DNA window encodes the following:
- a CDS encoding ferritin family protein, which produces MTHCYDRSMTMLTTALEMENKGKEFYGKALKTSHNPLGQKIFTMLQKDEDIHIRRIQAIYTQLKGQHAWSDAWKTMTVGHEDLGKVFRELAAAHGQNIKAETGDIEALDVGIDFEFKSVRFYEDQLKVAEDRLEKEFIQHMIAEEKGHHTALSDMKHFLSDPAAWFREQERSAFDGGTGMA; this is translated from the coding sequence CCCTGGAGATGGAAAACAAGGGCAAGGAGTTTTACGGCAAGGCCCTCAAGACCAGTCACAACCCGCTGGGTCAGAAGATTTTCACGATGCTCCAGAAGGACGAGGACATTCACATCCGGCGGATCCAGGCGATCTACACCCAGCTCAAGGGGCAGCATGCCTGGTCCGACGCCTGGAAGACCATGACCGTCGGCCACGAGGATCTGGGCAAGGTGTTCCGCGAGCTGGCCGCCGCCCACGGCCAAAATATCAAGGCGGAGACCGGAGACATCGAAGCCCTCGACGTGGGCATCGATTTCGAGTTCAAGTCGGTTCGCTTTTACGAAGACCAGCTCAAAGTCGCCGAGGACCGGCTGGAGAAGGAATTCATCCAGCACATGATCGCCGAGGAGAAGGGACACCACACCGCGCTGTCCGACATGAAACACTTCCTCAGCGACCCGGCCGCCTGGTTCCGGGAGCAGGAACGGTCCGCCTTCGATGGCGGCACCGGCATGGCCTGA
- a CDS encoding carboxymuconolactone decarboxylase family protein: protein MSADRMNGFREERARLQELMLRYSGKNMKRFLNIDHNAYEPGALPKPAKELMGLVASLVLRCEDCILYHLQQCHDQGVTTAELEESLTVALVVGGSITIPHIRRVLQAWAELGHAPPGGSE from the coding sequence ATGAGCGCCGATCGCATGAACGGGTTTCGGGAGGAACGCGCCCGGCTCCAGGAGCTGATGCTCCGTTACAGCGGCAAGAACATGAAGCGCTTCCTCAATATCGACCACAACGCGTATGAGCCCGGCGCCCTGCCCAAACCGGCCAAGGAGTTGATGGGCCTCGTGGCCTCGCTGGTGCTGCGGTGCGAGGACTGCATCCTTTACCACCTTCAGCAGTGCCACGACCAGGGCGTCACCACCGCCGAGCTGGAGGAGTCCCTCACCGTGGCGCTGGTGGTGGGCGGCTCCATCACCATTCCTCACATCCGCCGCGTGCTGCAGGCATGGGCGGAGCTGGGCCACGCGCCGCCGGGGGGCTCGGAGTGA
- a CDS encoding rubredoxin — MKKYVCAICNYVYDPAVGDPDNGIAPGTAFEDIPDDWVCPDCGVGKDEFVPAD, encoded by the coding sequence ATGAAAAAGTACGTTTGCGCCATCTGCAACTACGTCTATGATCCGGCGGTGGGGGATCCGGACAACGGCATCGCCCCGGGCACTGCGTTCGAAGACATTCCCGACGACTGGGTCTGCCCCGACTGCGGGGTCGGCAAAGACGAATTCGTCCCCGCCGACTGA
- a CDS encoding Ppx/GppA family phosphatase has protein sequence MTRFAALDIGTNSIKAVVMERDAVGSWSVVSDRVVVARLGLGVKETGRLDPAAMNRAAEAVAGLLREVRRAGAADVAAAGTMALRTAANAGEFLDRVRRSLDLDVAVLSGEDEARLSFAAAAAGGLARGDCLVADIGGGSTELVLGGPGGPDVRHSLPLGALHCTERFLTGDPPPEAAFQRAADAVDAELAALSLVPSPAVPLVGIGGTVTTLAAIRLGLHAHDGAAIHGLALEAAGITELLELLRLLPLARRRRLPGLPPERADIILGGTLILTRILAWSGHHALRACGWGLRHGLLLDRFGRSFEPSQLAVFRKNHTD, from the coding sequence ATGACTCGTTTCGCCGCGCTGGACATCGGCACCAACTCCATCAAGGCGGTGGTGATGGAGCGGGATGCGGTCGGTTCCTGGTCAGTGGTCTCCGACCGCGTCGTCGTCGCCCGCCTGGGCCTGGGGGTCAAGGAGACCGGCCGGCTGGATCCGGCCGCCATGAACCGGGCGGCGGAAGCGGTGGCCGGACTGCTCCGGGAGGTCCGCCGCGCGGGCGCCGCGGATGTGGCGGCCGCCGGAACCATGGCGCTGCGGACCGCGGCCAACGCCGGCGAGTTTCTGGACCGGGTGCGCCGGTCGCTGGACCTGGACGTGGCCGTCCTCAGCGGCGAGGACGAGGCCCGCCTGTCGTTTGCCGCCGCGGCGGCCGGCGGGCTGGCCCGCGGCGACTGCCTCGTCGCGGACATCGGCGGCGGCAGCACCGAGCTCGTCCTGGGCGGCCCCGGCGGACCGGACGTCCGTCACAGCCTTCCCCTGGGCGCCCTGCACTGCACCGAGCGGTTCCTGACCGGTGATCCACCGCCCGAGGCCGCCTTCCAGCGGGCGGCCGACGCCGTAGACGCCGAACTGGCCGCCCTGTCGCTGGTCCCCTCGCCTGCGGTCCCGCTGGTGGGCATCGGCGGCACCGTCACCACGCTGGCCGCGATCCGGTTGGGGCTGCACGCCCACGACGGTGCGGCGATCCACGGGCTGGCGCTTGAAGCCGCGGGGATCACCGAGCTGCTGGAGTTGCTGCGCCTGCTGCCGCTGGCCCGGCGGCGCCGACTCCCGGGCCTGCCTCCCGAGCGGGCGGACATCATCCTCGGCGGCACCTTGATCCTCACCCGGATCCTCGCCTGGTCCGGCCACCACGCGCTGCGGGCCTGCGGTTGGGGGCTCCGCCACGGCCTGCTGCTGGACCGGTTCGGTCGGTCCTTCGAACCGAGCCAGCTCGCTGTTTTCAGAAAAAATCACACCGACTGA